In one window of Erythrolamprus reginae isolate rEryReg1 chromosome 1, rEryReg1.hap1, whole genome shotgun sequence DNA:
- the LOC139174893 gene encoding tigger transposable element-derived protein 1-like, which translates to MAPKKVSGTAKTAEKKKMMISIEMKQEIINLHEKGTRVIELARKFKRSTSTICTILKQKDILKGVKAAKGATIISQLRTSVHEEMERLLLIWIKEKELAGDTITEAVISEKARAIFSDLKSNEPSLSGDPDEFKASHVWFDRFRKRSGIHSVVRHGEAASADIKAAEEFVMRFASLVEKEGYVSQQIFNCDETGLFWKKMPHRTFITAEEKSLPGHKPMKDRLTLALCANASGDFKVKPLLVYHSENPRTFKTHKILKERLHVMWRSNARAWVTRQFFVDWVNLAFGPTVKEYLLTNGLPLQALLLLDNTPSHPPALQEDILQEFQFVKVVFLPPNTTSILQPMDQQVIANFKKLYMKHLFRRCFDVTDNTNLTLREFWKDHFNIVSCLNIIDLAWQEVSRRNLNSVWKKLWPAAVAPRDSAEPEGETEDITETDTPLEEIVSLGKCMGLEVDEGDINELVEEHEEPLSTEDLKALHEMQQMEMTQEMSSSEEEVQEPQKAIPTSEIKAMLAQWENVVSFVEKNHPEKVATSRSAALFNDTSLTHFRNILKSRQKQMSLDKFLTKRAAPSESAAKKAKTDD; encoded by the coding sequence ATGGCTCCAAAAAAGGTGTCCGGTACTGCAAAGACCgctgagaagaagaagatgatgatatcCATAGAAATGAAGCAGGAGATAATTAATTTGCACGAAAAAGGGACTCGTGTTATTGAACTTGCGAGGAAGTTCAAACGCAGTACGTCCACCATCTGTACAATCCTGAAGCAGAAGGACATCCTGAAAGGTGTTAAAGCAGCAAAAGGTGCGACGATAATTTCCCAACTTCGGACGTCTGTCcatgaagagatggagaggttattgttaatttggataaaagaaaaggagctggcCGGAGATACAATAACAGAGGCGGTCATCAGCGAGAAGGCTCGTGCGATATTCTCCGATCTAAAGAGCAATGAACCATCCTTGTCGGGAGATCCAGATGAGTTCAAGGCAAGTCATGTGTGGTTTGACAggttcagaaaaagaagtggcattcacTCAGTGGTTAGGCATGGGGAGGCAGCGAGTGCAGACATCAAGGCAGCGGAGGAGTTTGTTATGCGTTTTGCTAGCCTGGTTGAAAAAGAAGGCTATGTCTCTCAACAGATATTTAACTGTGATGAGACTgggctgttttggaagaaaatgccccATAGGACTTTCATTACTGCCGAGGAAAAGAGCCTGCCAGGACATAAGCCCATGAAGGACCGTCTAACCCTTGCATTGTGTGCAAACGCGTCGGGTGACTTTAAAGTAAAGCCACTTCTCGTGTACCATTCAGAGAATCCTCGCACGTTCAAGACGCACAAAATCCTAAAGGAAAGACTCCATGTCATGTGGCGCTCCAATGCAAGGGCATGGGTAACGAGGCAGTTCTTTGTGGACTGGGTAAATCTTGCTTTTGGTCCTACGGTGAAGGAATATCTTTTGACCAATGGACTCCCCCTACAAGCCTTACTGCTGCTCGACAATACTCCAAGTCACCCACCTGCTCTTCAAGAGGACATCCTTCAAGAATTCCAGTTTGTAAAGgttgtctttctcccacccaacacgacttcaatcctgcaaccaatggatcagcaGGTCATAGCTAACTTCAAGAAGCTGTACATGAAGCATCTGTTCCGCCGATGTTTCGATGTAACAGACAACACCAACTTGACACTGCGTGAGTTTTGGAAGGATCATTTCAACATCGTTTCTTGCCTTAACATCATTGACCTTGCCTGGCAAGAAGTGTCAAGGCGAAACTTGAACTCGGTGTGGAAGAAGTTGTGGCCTGCTGCTGTTGCACCAAGGGACTCTGCTGAGCCCGAGGGTGAGACCGAGGACATCACCGAGACTGACACCCCGTTGGAGGAGATTGTGTCACTCGGTAAGTGTATGGGTCTGGAGGTAGACGAGGGTGACATCAATGAGCTTGTCGAAGAGCATGAAGAACCGCTGTCTACAGAGGACCTGAAGGCGCTCCATGAGATGCAACAGATGGAGATGACCCAAGAGATGAGCAGCAGTGAGGAAGAGGTACAGGAGCCACAGAAAGCCATTCCTACCAGTGAGATAAAAGCGATGCTAGCGCAATGGGAGAACGTTGTCAGTTTTGTGGAAAAAAATCACCCAGAGAAAGTAGCCACGAGTCgttcagcagcacttttcaatgacacctcattgactcactttcgcaacattttgaaaagcaggcaaaagcagatgtcattggACAAATTTCTTACAAAAAGAGCTGCTCCAAGTGaaagtgcagccaaaaaggcaaaaacagatgattag